gacaggcaggttatatattaaggttgaacttgatggacgagtgTCTTTTTTCGACCTCACTTCCTATGTAAGAAGAACATTCCCATAATCCTCGATTATGAATATAATGGCTGGGTTTAGAATGTGGGGCTTTGGGTGGTTTATCCTATAGGAATTCTCCCCACTTCATTCATTCACTGTACAGTCTGGGAGAGAGGTCTcaggacagacacacagacagacagatgatgcCCCCATTGCAGTTAGGGCCCGGCAAGCTCCTCATTTATCTAGATACAATGCCCCCGGGCTCACAgcgactctctctctctccagagaTCAATGCCGACAGCCGTTTCCCTTAATCCATGAAAATCCACATTATTTTTCCTGCTTTAACTGACAGTTTTACGATACAAAGTATCAGTGGTGCTTTGCCTGCTGCTATAATGAATGGAGAGACCCTGGGGGAGTGAAAGGGGGGTAATGTATTATTTCTGTCCTATTCAGTTTTCTTAGAGATTAGGCAGATCCCACCCCCCCCCATGCTGTagaataatggggggggggatgagGGGGAGGGGGATGTACTACAGACGGCAGCTATTCACTGAAGAAATTTAATACACAGAATGTGACAGGAGATAAGAGACTCCTCTCCCACCCAGACTGCCCCTCTCCTTCCTGATCCTGCACCCCGAGCCTCAGCACCCGAATTATTACTCACTCCTTCTTCTTACCTCCTGCAAGAGGACCCCTTGTATAGTACCTCCCACCCTTACACTAAATACCTTTATATCAAACGCTGAATtctgaatccttcttgaaagattcggctgaataccgaactgaatccaaatcttaatctgcatatgcaaattaggggtgggaaggggaaaacattttttacttctttgttttgtgagaaaaagtcacgcaatttccctccctgcccgtaatgcaaattaggatccggattcgggccaacagaaggattcggccgaatccgaatcctgctgaaaaagtctgaatcctggccaaatcccgaactgaatctggatttggtgcatccctaatatatatatataaaaatatatatatatatatataaaatatatatatatatatatatatatatatatatatatataaaaatatatatatatatatatatatatatatatatatatatatatatatataaaatatatatatatataaaaatatatatatatatatatatatataaaaaatatatatatatatatatatatataaaaatatatatatatataaaagtatatatatatatatatatatatatatatatatatatatatatatatatatatatatatatatataaaaaaatatatatataaaaaaatatatataaaaaaaaaaatatatatatatatatatataaaaaaatatatatatataaaaaaatatatatatatataaaaaaatatatatatatatataaaaatatatcttagatatatatataaaaatatatcttagatatatatataaaaatatatcgatatatatataaaaatatatctatatatatataaaaatatatctatatataaaaatatatctatatataaaatatatatatatatataaaaaaaaatatatatatatatatatatatcttggtgCCCAGAGCATGGGGAAATGCGATGACCTGCTCGAGGGCACGGGTACCTGATAGAAGAGTCAAGCTCAGGTTCTGTGGATCTGATTGGTTGGcctttccctccccccccaggcACGTAGCACTCGCAATTGATTGAACCTGGAAGCAAATATTTGGTGGAGGAGATGCCAAATAAATCATGGAATCCCCATAACATGGGAAGAAGAAATAATAAGGCTCATTCATGAATATTAACACAGTTTAGTGGCCTTTTATCAttgtgacagttcccctttaagcaactagTGATTAATGGCGGCGCTCCATAATGCCACAAGGTATGTAGGTCTGTACAATCGCTGGAGGTAGGTACAAGGGCAGCAAGTATAGGCGAGTCCATGCCACCTTGGAGGCTGTGAGTGAATACTAAGCCATTCCTTCAAAATCAGATCCATAATTAATCATGGAAATGGTGTGAATGTGTATAGGCCAGCAATCTGTCACTTGGCAACTGCCAACCCGTGACTTTATTATAGGCTCATGACTCACAGGTACTTCACACTTGGCTCTGGgcccaggggatgctgggaaactGTCCCACAAGGCTTTCAAACAAGACTCGCATGATTTCAGCCAATACCCACTGCCAGCGACTGGGGGGTCTTGGGACTCACTCAAGGAAATATGCTGCCGTGATCTAAAGGGGTTGTTGGCCTTTAGAGTAACCGTTAGTATGATGTCCagagggatttttattttttattatttgtggttttttttcagttatttggctttttattcagaatctctccagtttgcaatttcagccatctggttgccggggtccaaattccccaagcaaccatgcagtgatttgaataagagactggaatatgaataggagaaggtctgaatagaaagatgagtaattaaaagtggcaataataatacatctgtagccttatagtgcatttgttttttagatggggtcaatgacctccatttgaaattCGGAAAGAgtcaaagaaggcaaataattcagaaactataaaaaaaaagtgaagactaattgaaaaacttcttagaattagccattttataaacatactaggtgaaccacccctttaatgggaagGCAGTTGTGCTACCCTCACTAAAAGCCCTTGTGTTGTGTGTCAGGGCGGGTTGCTATCCCCTTTAATCCCACAATAAAGTGGTTGCTGCCTCCTGATTAGTACTGACAGTTGACACCAGTACTGCAAGTACCTGATCAAATGAGATCTGTGAAGGGTTCAGTCCAACTGCCACTCCAGCAATGGGACAGACCAGAAACGCACTCAGCTTGGTGCAATAGGGATTATTACCTACAGATATTAAGTGTAGCTCTGCAGCTGCAAATATAAATTACATGTAAAAGtttgggtttatttatcctttaaaaaggTTACACACCCCCATTTCCTACTGGGACAGGAAACCCACTAGTGGGGTTGGGAGACACGGTACCTGCAGCGACTCTCGGATATTCTCTGGCCGTCTCAGTAGAACTTCCCTGAAGGGAGAGAGAAGATACAGAAATGTAGGTTATTATCACTGCCCCCCTCTCCACACACCCCATTCCCCACACTGCTCTGCATCATCACCCCTATAATGTGAACTGTCATTCTGATTAAAGTAACAGATGTCTATTCTTTAAGTAAGATATTTCATCTGACCCCCCCATCCTGCTGCAAACAGCTCAGTCCTGCTGTGAGTCCCAAACTGATGGCAGAAGCAGTTGGTTGGCAAGCAGCAGGACTGAGTTACTTGCAGCAGGAACATAATGTTAGGCAGGGAGAGCACAGTAATAACAAATTTCCTAGGGTTTGGGTGGATTTTGTAAAGTCATGGCATGTGGCACTTAGACACGTGGCACCCTCACCCGGGGTATAAGTGTGGCGCTCTCACCCCAAGAAGCCAGATATGAGCAGCTGCATCTCCTGGTGCTCTCGCAGGAAGGTCTCATTACTTACACGCGTCTGGATCTGCACAAAAGATAAGGGAACACTGGGACTTTTCGGATCAGAAGATCAGTATCAAGAGACAAAGAACTTAATGAGCCGTTGCATCCGTCTCCAAAGCAAACACCTTTGCCGATACTCTCATTAATATTAATATGGGAAAGAGCTGACGGGAGTGATATAGAGTGGCCCTCTAACAAGATTCACTGCAGCAGAACCAGCCTTGTAGCCCTGACTTTATAAGCGGCCATGTATTGAGCCCTCTGTATGGGCCAGTCAGCTCGAGTTGCTCTCCCAGCACCCAACCACCCACCATGTACCCAGGGCCTGCTGAACTATACTGATACTCCACCAGGCTGGCACTAGGAATATCCTATACACAGGATGATAATATGATGGAGTCAAGTTGGATTTTAGTGGCCCAAATATGGCCCTTTTATTATTTTGGGCATCACTGTTTTCTTTCAGAGACACATGCAGGTTTGTCTCCACGTGATCCAATTAAGGGCATGGCCCAGAGTCCTTTCATAATAGGACTGAATGCAAGAAAAGTGAGGAACATTTAGTAAATTAGGACaggattgagacagtagggcaagatggagacagtaggacaagatggagacagtgggacaagatggagacagtaggagaagatggagacagtaggagaagatggagacagtaggacaagatggagacagtaggagaagatggagacagtaggacaagatggagacagtaggacaagatggagacagtaggacaagatggagacagtaggacaagatggagacagtaggacaagatggagacagtagggcaagatggagacagtagggcaagatggagacagtagggcaagatggagacagtagggcaagatggagacagtagggcaagatggagacagtagggcaagatggagacagtagggcaagatggagacagtaggacaagatggagtcagtaggagaagatggagacagtaggagaagatggagacagtagggcaagatggagacagtaggagaagatggagacagtagggcaagatggagacagtaggagaagatggagacagtaggacaagatggagacagtaggacaagatggagacagtaggacaagatggagacagtagggcaagatggagacagtaggagaagatggagacagtaggacaagatggggacagtaggacaagatggggacagtagggcaagatggagacagtagggcaagatgaagacagtagggcaagatggagacagtagggcaagatggagacagtaggagaagatggagacagtagggcaagatggagacagtaggagaagatggagacagtagggcaagatggagacagtagggcaagatggagacagtaggagaagatggagacagtaggacaagatggagtcagtaggagaagatggagacagtaggagaagatggagacagtaggagaagatggagacagtaggagaagatggagacagtagggcaagatggagacagtaggagaagatggagacagtaggacaagatggagacagtaggacaagatggagacagtaggagaagatggagacagtaggagaagatggagacagtaggagaagatggagacagtagggcaagatggagtcagtaggagaagatggagacagtaggagaagatggagacagtaggagaagatggagacagtaggagaagatggagacagtagggcaagatggagacagtaggagaagatggagacagtagggcaagatggagacagtagggcaagatggagacagtaggagaagatggagacagtaggacaagatggagacagtaggacaagatggagacagtaggacaagatggagacagtaggacaagatggagacagtgggacaagatggagacagtaggacaagatggagacagtagggcaagatggagacagtaggagaagatggagacagtagggcaagatggagacagtagggcaagacggagacagtaggacaagatggagacagtaggacaagatggagacagtaggacaagatggagacagtaggacaagatggagacagtagggcaagatggagacagtaggagaagatggagacagtagggcaagatggagacagtagggcaagatggagacagtaggagaagatggagacagtaggacaagatggagacagtaggacaagatggagacagtagggcaatatggtaAGACAAAATACAGGGACTAATAAAGATAGTGTCAGTAgtacataataaatacagtaggtGAGACACAGCAGGAGGATACGGTTGTCAAAGTGCAGCAAAATGACAATTACACTTTGTACCTGTATAACCTGCGGCCCTTCAGCTGTAGAAGGAGAGAGAACTGCAGTTCAACTACAACTGAAAGTCTATAAACAGGAATGTGTTGAGTTTGGGGAGAGCTGAATAGAATTCTCTCAGTAGAATTCTCTCAGTAGAATTCTCTCAGTAGAATTCTCTCAGTATAATTCTCTCAGTAGAATTGTCTCAGTATAAAAGTGTCAGTAAAGTCTGAAGACAAGAGTGAGGGGCAAGTAGTGGCCATTGTGTGAGGCCTGAGATGTAGAACAAGTGTCACTAGCAGAGGCCTAATAACTAATAGTGTCTGTCACGTGATACACTGGCCCCTGTATGAATGAATGACGTCACTCAGTCAGTAAGGGTCGGGGTCGGGCAGGAGGTGTCTGGGAGTAACAGGAGGAGACACAGTGATTTGCTAAATCAGGAGTAAAACGTGTTAGAGTCACAGACAGACGGTGAGAGACACAACTAGGGTCCAGTACACAAGTCTCACACCTTGAACTCCTCCACTCGCTGCCGCTGTTCCTCATTCAGACCCCCGGGTCCGGCGCCGCCATTTTCCTCAGTGTTACACAAACGCCACTCACCTTCGTTGCCGTGGAAACCGCCGCTGCTGTTTCTGTGGAAACGCGTCATATGACCTTGTCTACAGGATTCCGACCTGAAGCACCGCCCCGTTGTACGTCACTAGGACTCCTCCCTCTAAACCCTTTAGTGTTAATGGTGTGTTGGGAGAGTTGTATCTTTTATTCTGTGCTGTCCCTGCAATTTGTGGCCATTTATCCTCTTGCCCTTTCGGCTGTAGCCTTTTCTCATATTGTATTTTCTTGTATGTGGCCCATGGGCCCCTGTTTTATTCCCTCTGCCTCGCTCTCACCCCTCTGATGTCACAGAATGGCATAACCCATTTCACTTTTACCCCTCTGATGTCAGAATGGTATGGCCCATTTCACGTTCACCCCTCTGATGGCAGAATGGTATGGCCCATGTCACTTTCACCCCTCTGATGTCAGAATGGTATGACCCATTTTACTTTTACCCCTCTGATGTCACAGAATGGTATGGACCATTTCACTTTCACTCCTCTGATGTCACAGAATGGTATGGCCCATTTCACTTTCAATCCTCTGATGTCAGAATGGTATGGCCCATTTCACTTTCACCCCTCTGATGTCACAGAATGGTATGGCCCATTTCACTTTTACCCCTTTGATGTCACAGAATGGTATGGCCCATTTCACTTTCAATCCTCTGATGTCAGAATGGTATGACCCATTTCACTTTCACCCCTCTGATGTCACAGAATGGTATGGCCCATTTCACTTTCACCCCTCTGATGTCACAGAATGGTATGGCCCATTTCACTTTTACCCCTTTGATGTCACAGAATGGTATGGCCCATTTCACTTTCCCCCCTCTGATGTCAGAATGGTATGGCCCATTTCACTTTCCCCCCTCTGATGTCAGAATGGTATGGCCCATTTCACTTTCACCCCTCTGATGTCACAGAATGGTATGATCCATTTTACTTTCAcccctctgatgtcacaaaatggCATAGCCCATTTTACTTTAACTCCTCTAATGTCAGAATGGTATGGCCCATTTCACTTTCCCCCCTCTGATGTCAGAATGGTATGGCCCATTTCACTTTCACCCCTCTGATGTCACAGAATGGTATGATCCATTTTACTTTCAcccctctgatgtcacaaaatggCATAGCCCATTTTACTTTAACTCCTCTAATGTCACAAAATGGTATGGCTCATTCCTGGAGTATCATACAGGGTTGGCAGCTGTGCAGACAATATTCATACAGAAATGAAGGTTGCCATCCTGCTGGTATTTAACAGGTCCTTCTGGTGCAAATGATACTTGATGTCAGGGACCAAATGTAACAGTTATAGGAGGGCAGGTAGTGCCAGAGAAAGTCCCAACCCCAATAAAGGCATGGGCAATGTTTTGCGAGCGCTTAAATTCTTGTGACAATAATTATTTGTAGCAACTTGTGAACAAATGATTGTGACATCACTCAGTAGCATAGCCCCGCCCTGATGCCATTTAAATGCCTTAATTGAGATATTAACCCTTGTACTGATGGAAGCACAAGTTGTGGTTTTGCCTTCACGCTGATTCAGCACGGGATGTCTATGGTAGAGAAGAGAGATTATGATACAATGAGGGACATTAAAGCCATCCTTCCTTGGGAATGTGGTGGTCTTTGTGGATGTTAATTCTTCTTTTGTGCTTGTTCAGTTAGCAGGGGATCTGATCCCCTCAGCCTGATGTCCTGAGCTGACCCCAAAAAGCTTTATCCTTTATGCAAGGGGACTGCCAACCCCCCCTGTACTGACAGCCGCTGGGAAGGGAACAGCTGGGGTGTCCCTTTTCCACATATTCCCCCCTGTACAAAGAGAGAAAGACATTGACTGACTGGATCTTCCCAACACTGCAGGTTAGCATTTCCTTATCTGCCCTAGTCACGGTTCTTGTTTGTCCCAGGAGAGAGTATTATCCGGCAATTTCATTAAATCAGACCCTGTGATAGAACCTCATTTCCATTTCACAGGGAAAGGCCTGCCCCAAGGTCTTCTTATTAGTCAGTCACTTCTCCTTATTACTGAAAAGCAGAGAGTGTACAAAAAGTTGTGACAGCCCTAGGACCCAAATATAGACAAGCTCTACATGGTTGTAGTTTTCAGTATACTGTAAGACAACATGAAGAGAGTAGGACAatatgtagacagtaggacaagatggagataggaggggaagaaggagaaaataggacaagatggagacagtaggacaagatgaagagaggaggacaagatgtagacagtatgatacgataaagacagtaggacaacatgaagAGAGTAGGACAAtgtgtagacagtaggacaatatgtagacagtacggcaagatggagaaaataggacaagatggagacagtaggacaagatggagactgtaggacaacaTGAATAGAGGAGGACAATATgtagacagtatgacaagatgtagacagtaggacagcATGAAGAGAGTAGGACAATATGTAAACTGTAGGACAAattgtagacagtaggacaagatggagataggagggcaagatgaagaaaataggacaatatggagacagtaggacaacatg
The sequence above is a segment of the Xenopus laevis strain J_2021 chromosome 8L, Xenopus_laevis_v10.1, whole genome shotgun sequence genome. Coding sequences within it:
- the LOC108699642 gene encoding RIIa domain-containing protein 1 → MTRFHRNSSGGFHGNEGEWRLCNTEENGGAGPGGLNEEQRQRVEEFKIQTRVSNETFLREHQEMQLLISGFLGEVLLRRPENIRESLQEVRSKKDTRPSSSTLIYNLPVS